The following proteins are encoded in a genomic region of Lachnospiraceae bacterium KM106-2:
- a CDS encoding alpha-arabinosides ABC transport system, permease protein AraQ, which yields MSKKIARTFKYIVLSILSIISIFPFFWMVIVATNPSVEVTKGTLLPGTYFMTNLKNLLASDLHYMTAFKNSIIIAVVTTTLAMVISSLAGYSFEVYRTKKREVCFNVILLSMMVPFAALMVPLFQLFGKFNNIPVLKWVGLNTSGSVIIIAIATAFLIFFFRQNTKTFPKELIEAARIDGLNEGRIFRSVYMPTMKSTYAAAIVVTFMTSWNNYLWPLIALQSSDKRTLPLIISALGSSYTPDYGMIMTAIVIATIPSALVFFCMQNYFVAGMTGSVKG from the coding sequence ATGAGTAAAAAAATTGCTAGAACATTCAAATATATTGTATTGTCTATTTTATCTATTATTTCCATATTTCCATTTTTCTGGATGGTAATTGTGGCAACGAACCCATCTGTTGAGGTAACAAAAGGAACGTTGCTTCCTGGAACTTATTTTATGACGAATTTAAAGAACTTGCTTGCATCAGATCTTCATTATATGACTGCATTTAAGAATTCGATCATTATCGCAGTTGTTACAACAACCTTAGCTATGGTCATCTCTTCATTAGCAGGATATTCATTTGAAGTGTATCGAACAAAGAAAAGAGAAGTTTGCTTCAATGTTATCTTGTTATCGATGATGGTACCATTTGCAGCATTGATGGTTCCACTGTTCCAGTTGTTTGGTAAGTTTAATAACATCCCTGTTTTAAAATGGGTAGGATTAAATACATCTGGTTCTGTTATTATCATTGCGATTGCAACTGCTTTCTTGATCTTTTTCTTCCGTCAGAATACAAAGACATTTCCGAAAGAATTGATCGAAGCTGCCAGAATCGATGGATTAAATGAAGGAAGAATCTTCAGAAGCGTATATATGCCTACTATGAAGTCTACTTATGCAGCAGCGATTGTTGTTACCTTCATGACAAGCTGGAACAATTACTTGTGGCCATTGATCGCATTACAATCTTCTGATAAGAGAACATTACCTCTTATTATTTCAGCTTTAGGCTCCTCATACACACCAGATTATGGTATGATTATGACAGCAATTGTTATCGCTACCATTCCATCCGCATTAGTATTCTTCTGTATGCAGAACTACTTTGTGGCAGGAATGACAGGATCCGTAAAAGGGTGA
- a CDS encoding beta-galactosidase gives MRRVEVPDRKWLSDPEVFAVNREEAHSDHWFYEKMEDIAYGDAMPLKQSLNGTWRFAFAKNPEVRLKEFYQEDFDDTSLDFIQVPGHIELQGYDKIQYINTLYPWDGLDELRPPEISKTDNPVSSYVKTFELKEELQGKETFLSLQGVESACYIWVNGSFVGYAEDGFTPSEFNITSFLKKGTNRLAIEVYKRSSGSWIEDQDFWRFSGIFREVYLYAVPSTHVEDLFIKTALSDSYTTGNLKADIRLSGEMDCMVKAYILGKDGVRRELGQKAAAEQITLEAKFENVDLWSAEQPNLYQLFIELYKGDQLVEVVPYSFGFREFKMIDKVMCLNGKRIVFKGVNRHEFNARRGRNITKEDMLWDIRFMKQHNINAVRTSHYPNQSEWYRLCDEYGIYLIDETNMESHGSWQKLGKLDPEWNVPGDKKEWLGAILDRAKSMVERDKNHASVLIWSCGNESYAGKDILEMSHYFHEKDPDRLVHYEGVFWNREYEETSDMESRMYAKPNEIIEYLKDSPKKPYISCEYMHAMGNSLGGMKKYIELEKYPMYQGGFIWDYIDQAIYKTLEDGREVLAYGGDFMDRPTDYNFVTNGIVYADRTPSPKAQEVKYLYQDLKLYPDETGFVIKNEQLFASTDAYEMIYQVKRDGETIYEQKASCHVLAGEERKIVLEVPTWEAPGVYTYQVSACLKENRIFAKAGYEIAFGQKVNVISKETKMVKKEMRVVHGDGHLGIHGDGFNILFSAPEGGIVSLKYDGKEYITRAPKPYYYRASTDNDRGYGYPFECGCYMQAGMFQKCTDMKVDEKDDQVVITYTYLLPLPKKVETYVEYTVTGDGTIQVHLTYPGAADLPMLPLFGYSMKLYSDMQQVRYFGKGPDENYIDRCEGARVDWFETTPEKNVSGYIVPQECGNRTSVYEIQIKDQHGQGLKIQAVDKPIEFSVLPYSVYELENAMHHYELPNPAYTYLNLIGSQMGVGGDDSWGARVHKEYEIDSSERLEYTFCISAFSLSTKSPSLDERHLSSSYFNQ, from the coding sequence ATGAGAAGAGTAGAAGTACCAGATAGAAAGTGGCTAAGTGATCCAGAAGTTTTCGCGGTAAACCGAGAGGAAGCGCATTCGGATCATTGGTTCTATGAGAAAATGGAGGATATCGCATATGGGGATGCGATGCCATTAAAACAATCACTAAATGGAACTTGGAGATTTGCATTTGCAAAGAATCCAGAAGTAAGATTAAAAGAATTCTACCAAGAAGATTTTGATGATACCTCATTGGATTTCATTCAAGTACCTGGTCACATAGAATTGCAAGGATATGATAAGATTCAATATATCAATACACTATATCCATGGGATGGATTAGATGAATTAAGACCACCGGAGATCTCAAAGACAGATAATCCAGTCAGCAGTTATGTAAAGACCTTTGAGCTAAAAGAAGAGTTACAAGGAAAAGAGACTTTCCTTTCTCTTCAAGGGGTAGAGAGTGCTTGCTATATCTGGGTAAATGGTTCTTTTGTTGGTTACGCTGAGGATGGGTTTACTCCATCAGAGTTTAATATTACTTCATTTCTAAAGAAGGGTACAAACCGTCTGGCAATTGAAGTGTATAAACGAAGCAGTGGCAGCTGGATCGAGGACCAGGACTTCTGGCGTTTCTCAGGAATCTTTCGGGAAGTTTATCTATATGCAGTTCCTAGCACGCATGTTGAGGATCTCTTTATTAAGACAGCGCTTTCCGATTCCTATACAACTGGAAATTTAAAAGCAGACATACGATTATCTGGAGAGATGGATTGTATGGTAAAAGCGTATATCCTTGGTAAGGATGGTGTTCGAAGAGAGTTAGGACAAAAGGCAGCAGCAGAACAGATTACTCTGGAAGCAAAGTTTGAGAATGTCGATTTGTGGAGTGCAGAACAGCCAAATTTATATCAGCTGTTTATTGAATTATACAAAGGGGATCAGTTGGTCGAAGTAGTACCATATTCCTTTGGATTCCGTGAATTCAAAATGATTGACAAAGTTATGTGTTTGAATGGAAAGAGAATCGTCTTTAAAGGTGTGAATCGTCATGAATTCAATGCACGAAGAGGAAGAAACATAACAAAGGAAGATATGTTATGGGATATTCGTTTTATGAAGCAGCATAACATCAATGCGGTACGTACCAGCCATTATCCAAATCAGAGCGAATGGTATCGTCTATGTGATGAATATGGAATTTATCTGATCGATGAGACGAATATGGAGAGCCATGGTTCTTGGCAGAAACTCGGTAAGCTTGATCCAGAATGGAATGTTCCAGGCGATAAGAAAGAATGGCTTGGTGCAATCTTAGATCGTGCTAAGAGTATGGTAGAGCGAGATAAGAATCATGCCAGCGTATTGATCTGGTCTTGTGGAAATGAGTCTTATGCAGGAAAAGATATTTTAGAGATGAGTCATTATTTCCATGAGAAAGATCCAGATCGCCTTGTTCATTATGAAGGTGTATTCTGGAACAGAGAATATGAAGAGACTTCCGATATGGAGAGTCGTATGTATGCTAAACCAAATGAGATCATTGAGTATCTCAAGGATTCGCCAAAGAAACCATATATCAGCTGCGAATATATGCATGCCATGGGAAATTCTCTTGGCGGTATGAAGAAATATATTGAGTTAGAAAAATATCCAATGTACCAAGGTGGATTCATCTGGGATTACATTGATCAGGCAATCTATAAAACGTTAGAGGACGGCAGAGAAGTACTGGCATATGGCGGAGACTTTATGGATCGTCCAACAGATTATAATTTCGTAACAAATGGTATTGTGTATGCGGATCGTACACCATCGCCCAAAGCACAAGAGGTGAAATATCTCTATCAGGATCTAAAACTATATCCGGATGAAACAGGATTTGTAATCAAGAATGAGCAGCTTTTTGCATCTACAGATGCTTATGAGATGATCTATCAAGTTAAGAGAGATGGGGAAACTATCTATGAGCAGAAAGCATCCTGCCATGTCTTAGCTGGAGAAGAACGAAAGATTGTGTTGGAAGTTCCAACATGGGAAGCTCCAGGAGTCTATACGTATCAGGTATCTGCTTGTTTAAAAGAGAATAGGATCTTTGCAAAAGCAGGATATGAGATTGCGTTTGGTCAAAAAGTAAATGTGATCTCAAAAGAAACTAAGATGGTTAAAAAAGAGATGAGAGTCGTTCATGGAGATGGTCATCTTGGAATCCATGGAGATGGATTTAATATCTTATTCTCTGCGCCAGAGGGTGGAATTGTTTCATTAAAATATGATGGAAAAGAATATATTACACGTGCTCCAAAGCCTTATTATTATCGCGCATCAACGGATAATGACAGGGGATATGGCTATCCATTTGAGTGTGGCTGTTATATGCAGGCAGGAATGTTCCAAAAATGTACGGATATGAAAGTGGATGAGAAGGATGATCAGGTTGTGATCACCTATACGTATCTGCTTCCATTGCCAAAGAAGGTAGAAACTTACGTGGAGTATACCGTAACGGGTGATGGAACGATACAGGTTCATTTAACCTATCCAGGGGCAGCAGATCTACCAATGCTTCCATTATTCGGCTACAGTATGAAGTTATATTCTGATATGCAGCAAGTACGTTATTTTGGAAAAGGACCGGATGAAAACTATATAGATCGCTGTGAAGGCGCAAGAGTTGATTGGTTTGAGACAACACCAGAAAAGAATGTATCTGGATATATTGTACCACAGGAATGTGGTAACCGAACTAGTGTATATGAAATCCAAATTAAGGATCAGCATGGACAAGGTCTTAAAATTCAGGCAGTTGATAAGCCGATTGAATTTAGTGTACTTCCTTATAGTGTGTATGAACTTGAAAATGCAATGCATCACTATGAGCTTCCTAATCCAGCTTATACGTATCTGAATCTAATTGGATCACAGATGGGTGTCGGTGGCGATGACAGCTGGGGTGCCAGAGTACACAAAGAATATGAAATAGATTCAAGTGAAAGATTGGAATATACATTTTGTATTTCAGCTTTTAGCTTGTCGACAAAGTCGCCAAGCTTGGATGAAAGGCACCTTTCATCCAGTTATTTCAATCAGTGA
- a CDS encoding two-component sensor histidine kinase, whose amino-acid sequence MHTRQKSNTLFFKLSCIITISIVTVTILITYIIVNLSEDIFIHTYTDSQKQAMKQIESDLYDYNEDVVSIINSLSNNWAARMYLSEGEMSSQAQFKVNYELQKAIDKAIPSKNFHDVSLLLIGRNGATYVNHSDLLLSSAKEIWGSTLSQSALSHPNQVIYQEASSGLTSSTKNESVIITTKALAASDNAKPYGIIYIMMKESTLSSYYDYFTNDTISINIMNHNGRILSSNHKSELNTYKLPIKKAADSMIARQKSYDAIKQNGELLTLMSSKLNFYDYYINIIIHNGQVLSKLYNIPQIIGLCFLISSTVLIVVFFIVHTTTGPLSTLAHKMSAIRKGDLSQHADIKGSKEVQELAITYNKMLDSINEQMETIRTVENEKRKAEIHSLQMQINPHYIYNTLTSIKWLIWQGDTDKSTHTIDAFIKLLHDTISKSSEFITVSEEVENLKNYIFINNTRYGDNIRVHFSINEETTGASIPKLILQPFVENAFFHAFNGYDNGNINIYITRKENDLICEVIDNGIGIPEDKLPGLFQESDHSKEHFSGIGVNNVNDRIKLLYGESYGVQIRSIYTKGTTVTLTLPFQEFHQ is encoded by the coding sequence ATGCACACAAGACAGAAATCAAATACTCTATTTTTTAAATTATCTTGTATTATCACGATCAGTATTGTTACCGTAACGATCTTAATTACCTATATTATTGTGAATCTGTCGGAAGATATTTTCATTCATACTTATACCGATTCACAAAAGCAGGCAATGAAACAGATTGAATCCGACCTCTATGATTATAATGAGGATGTCGTCTCTATCATCAATAGCCTTAGCAACAACTGGGCTGCCCGGATGTATCTCAGTGAAGGGGAAATGTCATCCCAGGCGCAATTTAAAGTCAACTATGAATTGCAAAAAGCAATTGATAAAGCAATTCCTTCCAAGAATTTTCATGATGTCTCCCTTCTTCTGATCGGAAGAAATGGTGCCACCTATGTCAATCATTCAGACCTCCTTTTATCTTCTGCCAAAGAGATATGGGGAAGTACCTTAAGCCAAAGCGCTCTCTCTCATCCCAATCAAGTTATTTACCAAGAGGCAAGCTCCGGTCTCACCTCTTCCACTAAAAATGAATCTGTTATCATAACGACGAAAGCCCTTGCAGCAAGTGATAATGCAAAGCCTTATGGAATCATTTATATCATGATGAAAGAAAGTACCCTTTCCTCTTATTATGATTACTTTACTAACGATACGATCAGTATCAATATTATGAATCATAATGGACGAATCCTGTCCTCTAATCATAAATCAGAGCTGAACACCTACAAACTCCCTATAAAAAAAGCTGCTGATTCTATGATTGCCAGGCAGAAATCCTACGATGCGATCAAGCAAAATGGTGAATTACTTACCTTAATGTCGTCGAAGCTTAACTTCTATGATTACTATATCAATATTATCATTCACAACGGACAAGTATTAAGTAAGCTATATAACATTCCCCAAATCATTGGTCTATGTTTTCTGATCAGTTCCACTGTTCTCATAGTCGTATTCTTCATCGTGCATACAACCACTGGTCCGCTCTCTACCCTAGCTCATAAAATGTCTGCGATACGCAAAGGAGACCTCTCCCAGCATGCAGATATCAAAGGTTCTAAGGAAGTGCAGGAGCTTGCCATTACTTACAACAAAATGCTAGACTCCATCAACGAGCAAATGGAAACGATCCGAACGGTTGAAAATGAAAAGCGAAAAGCAGAGATTCATTCCCTGCAGATGCAGATCAATCCTCACTATATCTACAATACGCTTACAAGTATTAAGTGGCTCATCTGGCAGGGTGATACCGATAAATCAACCCACACCATCGATGCCTTCATTAAACTGCTGCATGATACGATCAGTAAATCGTCTGAATTTATCACCGTATCGGAAGAGGTTGAAAATCTAAAAAATTATATCTTTATCAATAACACAAGATACGGCGATAATATCCGTGTACATTTCTCCATCAACGAGGAAACTACCGGTGCCAGCATTCCAAAGCTTATCTTACAACCCTTTGTTGAGAATGCATTCTTTCATGCCTTTAATGGATATGATAATGGAAACATTAACATTTATATCACACGAAAAGAAAATGATCTAATATGTGAAGTGATCGATAACGGAATTGGTATCCCTGAGGACAAGCTCCCAGGTCTCTTTCAAGAATCCGACCATAGTAAAGAACACTTCTCTGGTATCGGCGTAAATAATGTTAATGATCGAATTAAGTTACTCTATGGCGAATCCTATGGGGTTCAAATACGAAGTATTTATACCAAAGGAACCACGGTTACTCTTACACTTCCATTTCAAGAATTCCATCAATAA
- a CDS encoding two-component response regulator yesN: MCSYCKILIVDDELIMRKGIRHIIDWEQEGFEIVGEASNGKEALSQIETLKPDIIIADVVMPVLNGVDFSKILNEKYPNIQLIILSSYNDFNFVRSTLLNQAVDYILKPTLNQEELLKALKKAVLRIPGMVLKQDHSVHISTTLNRYLLGFENTLDLENLKQFFPHDSNLLFGMNTKEIYKNDNKICQDISQKLYLMLQGYTGYRFSPIQINDDILLFLINFPSNHDLSLYHDLSNAVSTLVKDYDRCFFLITPAFSSLLEIKHNYESEFLPHMNDYFYLRGNHVIQVKKCPTHKEEIPTFDMHHYQAYLHSFQFSDAIITLKQYIYLVVNEYQLEQMKLKVLTDNAIYSLISTLEDCKFDVYHLKLEYVSNLYNSLFADDFLALFEEMLEHINVILSTHQKNINDQIIHKIILYINNNYTKSLDLSEVASRFNFSYHYLSSYFSAHYKEGFNDYLNRLRIEKAKELLISNQDTPIAEIGSTVGYSDHSYFCKVFKKFTNYTPSKFKKVFTKE; encoded by the coding sequence ATGTGTAGTTACTGTAAAATTTTAATTGTTGACGATGAATTAATCATGAGAAAAGGCATTCGTCATATCATCGATTGGGAACAAGAAGGATTCGAAATCGTAGGAGAGGCCTCTAACGGTAAGGAAGCGCTCTCTCAAATTGAAACACTAAAGCCTGATATCATCATTGCCGACGTTGTTATGCCTGTATTAAATGGCGTTGATTTCTCCAAAATCCTAAATGAAAAATATCCTAACATTCAGCTCATTATACTTAGTAGCTATAATGATTTTAATTTCGTGCGCTCAACTCTGTTAAACCAAGCCGTTGATTATATTCTAAAACCGACCCTAAATCAAGAAGAACTTCTAAAGGCTTTAAAAAAGGCTGTCCTTCGAATTCCTGGAATGGTATTAAAACAAGATCACTCTGTCCATATTTCAACTACATTGAATCGCTATCTTCTAGGATTCGAGAACACTCTCGACCTTGAGAACTTAAAGCAGTTCTTTCCTCATGATTCCAACCTACTATTTGGAATGAATACAAAGGAAATCTATAAGAATGATAATAAAATCTGTCAGGATATTAGCCAAAAACTTTATCTGATGTTACAAGGATATACGGGCTACCGCTTCAGTCCGATCCAGATTAACGATGATATTCTATTATTCTTAATTAACTTTCCTTCCAATCATGATCTTTCCCTCTACCATGATCTTAGCAATGCAGTCTCAACCCTTGTGAAGGACTATGACCGATGTTTCTTTCTGATCACACCAGCATTCTCTTCTTTACTCGAGATAAAACATAATTATGAATCTGAATTTCTGCCTCATATGAATGACTATTTTTATCTAAGAGGAAATCATGTGATCCAGGTGAAAAAGTGTCCTACGCATAAGGAGGAGATTCCTACTTTTGATATGCATCATTACCAGGCTTATTTACATTCCTTCCAATTTTCTGATGCGATCATAACGTTAAAGCAATACATATATTTGGTCGTTAATGAATATCAATTAGAACAGATGAAGTTAAAGGTACTTACTGACAATGCCATCTACAGCTTGATCAGCACCTTAGAAGATTGTAAATTTGATGTCTACCATCTAAAACTAGAATATGTAAGCAATTTATACAATAGTCTATTTGCAGATGATTTTCTAGCGCTATTTGAAGAAATGCTAGAGCATATCAATGTAATTCTTAGCACTCATCAAAAGAACATCAACGATCAGATCATTCATAAGATCATACTTTATATTAATAATAACTATACGAAATCTTTAGATCTCTCTGAAGTAGCAAGCCGTTTTAACTTCAGCTATCACTATCTTTCTTCTTATTTTAGCGCTCATTATAAAGAAGGATTCAATGATTATCTAAATCGTCTTCGTATTGAAAAAGCAAAAGAGCTTCTGATCTCCAATCAAGATACGCCAATTGCAGAAATCGGCAGTACGGTAGGCTATTCTGATCACAGCTACTTTTGCAAGGTATTTAAGAAATTTACCAACTATACACCTAGTAAATTCAAAAAGGTCTTCACAAAGGAGTAA
- a CDS encoding heat shock protein 60 family co-chaperone GroES — protein MKLVPLGDRVVLKQLVAEETTKSGIVLPGQAKEKPQQAEVVAVGPGGVVDGKEIKMEVKVGDKVIYSKYAGTEVKLEDEEYIVVKQNDIVAIVEE, from the coding sequence ATGAAATTAGTGCCTTTAGGAGACAGAGTTGTATTAAAACAATTAGTAGCTGAAGAAACTACAAAATCAGGAATCGTATTACCAGGTCAGGCTAAGGAAAAACCTCAGCAAGCTGAAGTTGTTGCTGTTGGACCAGGTGGAGTCGTTGATGGAAAAGAAATCAAGATGGAAGTTAAAGTTGGCGATAAAGTAATTTATTCTAAATATGCTGGAACAGAAGTAAAATTAGAAGACGAAGAATACATTGTTGTAAAACAAAATGACATTGTAGCAATCGTAGAAGAATAA
- a CDS encoding heat shock protein 60 family chaperone GroEL: MAKDIKFGADARTSLEAGVNKLANTVKVTLGPKGRNVVLDKSFGAPLITNDGVTIAKEIELEDAFENMGAQLVKEVATKTNDVAGDGTTTATVLAQAMINEGMKNLAAGANPIILRKGMKKACDCAVDAIKDMSSTLTGKDQIAKVAAISAGDEKVGEMVSDAMEKVSNDGVITIEESKTMKTELDLVEGMQFDRGYVSAYMATDMDKMVAELDNPYILITDKKISNIQEILPVLEQIVQSGSKLLIVAEDVEGEALTTLVINKLRGTFSVVAVKAPGYGDRRKAMLQDIAILTGGTVISDELGLDLKETTIDQLGRAKSVRVEKENTIIVDGEGSKEEIQNRIAQIKTQIEETTSEFDKEKLQERLAKLAGGVAVIRVGAATETEMQENKLRMEDALNATRAAVEEGIIAGGGSAYIHASKEVAKLAATLEGDEKTGAGIILKALEAPLKTIAANAGLEGSVIINKVKEEKPGMGFDALNNQYCDMVETGILDPAKVTRSALQNATSVASTLLTTESCVATIKGDDPVMPAGANPGMGMM, encoded by the coding sequence ATGGCAAAAGATATTAAATTTGGTGCAGACGCTAGAACAAGTCTTGAAGCTGGTGTAAATAAGTTAGCAAATACAGTTAAGGTAACATTAGGACCAAAAGGAAGAAATGTTGTATTAGATAAATCTTTTGGTGCACCATTGATCACAAACGATGGTGTTACGATCGCAAAAGAAATCGAGTTAGAAGATGCATTCGAAAACATGGGTGCTCAATTAGTAAAAGAAGTTGCTACGAAGACAAATGATGTAGCTGGTGATGGTACTACAACAGCAACTGTTTTAGCTCAGGCTATGATCAACGAAGGTATGAAGAACTTAGCAGCAGGTGCTAACCCAATTATCTTAAGAAAAGGTATGAAGAAAGCTTGTGACTGTGCTGTTGATGCAATCAAAGATATGAGCTCTACTTTAACTGGCAAAGATCAGATCGCTAAAGTTGCTGCAATTTCTGCTGGTGATGAAAAAGTCGGCGAAATGGTTTCTGATGCAATGGAAAAAGTATCAAACGATGGTGTAATCACAATCGAAGAGTCTAAAACAATGAAGACGGAATTAGATTTAGTAGAAGGTATGCAATTTGACCGTGGATATGTATCTGCATACATGGCTACTGATATGGATAAGATGGTTGCTGAACTTGACAATCCATATATCTTAATTACAGATAAGAAAATTTCTAACATTCAAGAAATCCTTCCAGTATTAGAGCAGATCGTTCAATCTGGTTCTAAGTTATTGATCGTTGCTGAAGATGTAGAAGGCGAAGCATTAACTACTTTAGTAATCAATAAATTAAGAGGAACTTTCTCAGTTGTTGCTGTTAAGGCTCCAGGTTATGGTGATAGAAGAAAAGCAATGTTACAAGATATCGCAATCTTAACTGGTGGTACTGTAATCTCTGATGAATTAGGATTAGATTTAAAAGAGACTACAATCGATCAATTAGGTCGTGCAAAATCTGTTCGTGTTGAAAAAGAGAACACAATCATTGTTGATGGTGAAGGAAGCAAAGAAGAAATTCAAAATCGTATTGCTCAGATCAAGACTCAGATCGAAGAGACTACTTCAGAATTCGATAAAGAAAAATTACAAGAAAGACTTGCTAAACTTGCTGGTGGCGTAGCTGTTATCCGTGTTGGTGCTGCTACAGAAACAGAAATGCAAGAAAACAAATTACGTATGGAAGATGCTCTTAATGCAACAAGAGCAGCAGTTGAAGAAGGTATCATCGCAGGTGGTGGTTCTGCTTACATCCATGCATCTAAAGAAGTTGCTAAATTAGCTGCTACTTTAGAAGGAGATGAGAAGACTGGTGCTGGTATCATCTTAAAGGCATTAGAAGCTCCTCTTAAGACAATCGCAGCCAATGCAGGTTTAGAAGGTAGCGTAATTATCAATAAAGTAAAAGAAGAAAAACCAGGAATGGGATTTGATGCATTAAACAACCAATACTGTGATATGGTTGAAACAGGTATCCTTGATCCAGCTAAGGTTACAAGAAGCGCTCTTCAAAATGCAACTAGTGTAGCATCTACACTTCTTACAACTGAAAGTTGCGTTGCAACAATTAAGGGTGATGATCCAGTAATGCCAGCAGGCGCTAACCCAGGAATGGGAATGATGTAA
- a CDS encoding glycosyl transferase, family 2, whose protein sequence is MISVCMIAKDEEAVIGRCLEALKKYEVEIIVVDTGSKDATKEIARRYTEHVYDYTWTHDFAEARNYSISKASNEFILVIDCDEIVTKLDIRRLEEMAEKNKELAGRLTILNDYTKNGMKYCYTDQLTRFFAKEKFEYTGMIHEQVTAKDGKPYRTYDIPLTIHHLGYDGDLEARKKKTKRNISLLNDMLEQNGADPYVLYQLGKSYSMQEDYADAIPYYDEALTFDLDERLEYVQDMVESYGYALINAGQYEKALGLTGIYDAFAHSSDFVFMIALVLMNNADFAGALQQFEIATKMKNAKVDGINGFLAYYNMGVIKECLGDTATAQKYYKKCGNYEPAKQRLLKRL, encoded by the coding sequence ATGATTTCGGTATGTATGATAGCAAAGGACGAAGAGGCTGTAATAGGGAGATGTTTAGAAGCTCTTAAGAAATACGAGGTTGAGATTATTGTTGTAGATACCGGTTCTAAGGATGCAACGAAAGAGATTGCAAGAAGATACACAGAACACGTATATGATTATACGTGGACACATGATTTTGCTGAAGCGAGAAATTATTCCATCAGTAAAGCAAGTAACGAATTTATACTTGTTATTGACTGTGATGAAATTGTTACAAAGCTTGATATTCGTCGATTAGAAGAGATGGCGGAGAAAAATAAGGAGTTAGCAGGGCGACTTACCATTTTAAACGATTATACGAAAAATGGTATGAAATACTGTTATACGGATCAACTTACTCGCTTCTTTGCAAAGGAGAAGTTTGAATATACAGGCATGATCCATGAGCAGGTAACGGCAAAGGATGGAAAGCCTTATAGAACCTATGATATTCCACTTACGATCCATCATCTTGGATACGATGGTGATCTAGAAGCGCGCAAGAAGAAGACGAAGAGAAATATCAGTTTATTAAATGATATGCTAGAGCAAAATGGAGCGGATCCTTATGTGCTATATCAGCTTGGAAAGAGTTATTCCATGCAGGAGGATTATGCTGACGCGATCCCATATTATGATGAAGCTTTGACCTTTGATCTGGATGAGCGTTTAGAGTATGTTCAGGATATGGTGGAAAGCTATGGTTACGCATTAATTAACGCGGGTCAATATGAGAAGGCGCTAGGACTTACAGGAATCTATGATGCCTTTGCACATTCTTCTGATTTTGTATTTATGATCGCGCTTGTACTAATGAATAATGCAGATTTCGCAGGTGCCTTGCAACAGTTTGAAATTGCGACTAAGATGAAGAATGCAAAGGTAGATGGAATCAATGGATTCCTCGCTTATTATAATATGGGTGTGATCAAGGAATGCTTAGGTGATACGGCAACAGCACAGAAATATTACAAAAAGTGTGGAAATTATGAGCCGGCAAAGCAACGCCTTCTAAAAAGATTATAA